A single Mercenaria mercenaria strain notata chromosome 9, MADL_Memer_1, whole genome shotgun sequence DNA region contains:
- the LOC123547246 gene encoding uncharacterized protein LOC123547246, with amino-acid sequence MESAASHLRQSLDCIKELQAVPDIVSLDGHNLNVAALKRIASDENVKVKLTDTAVKEIEKNAKFLENLVDNDSSVYIYGLNTGFGGSADVRAKNAADIQDSLLRHLNIGFGRTFPPGPVRAAMAVRANSLSLAYSGVSANFVQKLTDLINCNIVPAVPIRGSISASGDLIPLSYVAAALVGREDLNVYYKGEQMKCLSALRAAEIKPANMGHRDGLAVVNGTSFTVGVSAPVLYDANIACLLTQACTALAVEALHGTTESFHPVIQGCMPHCGQMEVAKNLRELLHNSKLAVQRLDMNKKETLSTHRLKQDRYSLRSAAQWLGPVVETLKDANRKFRIELQGVSDNPIIDHRTETILNGANFQGETLSLTLDQMRQSLGVCGKLLFAQFSELVNVNLNFDLPPNLSGSDFHVDFGFKGADIAMAAYMSELDHVINPMSNHVVSAELHNQSVNSLALISCRLTKDALEILQMMLANHLNMLVQAVDLRYLRKMALKQLSHLSTQHIEIAECIHQTHWYEFVLRPNEIIKELEVKIDGKKSLLEAGLSNGLQSVYSEMKEGRCHTDESLGQGTRRLYTFVRQTLGIPFYHGQGPMDNWIDDIFNAIKDGRIDDVILDVFAERNGFHENC; translated from the exons ATGGAGTCGGCGGCATCGCACCTGAGACAATCACTTGACTGCATCAAGGAGCTGCAAGCAGTGCCGGACATTGTCAGTCTCGACGGCCACAACCTAAATGTTGCTGCTCTGAAGCGTATTGCCAGTGACGAAAATGTTAAGGTCAAGCTAACAGATACAGCGGTGAAAGAGATCGAAAAGAATGCAAAATTTCTAGAGAATTTAGTAGACAATGATAGCAGTGTATACATATATGGTCTAAATACTGGATTTGGTGGATCAGCGGATGTTCGCGCCAAGAACGCTGCAGACATTCAAGATTCTCTTCTGCGACATCTAAACATTGGATTTGGAAGGACATTTCCGCCTGGTCCTGTCCGCGCAGCAATGGCTGTTAGAGCGAATTCACTGAGCTTGGCCTATTCTGGGGTCTCagcaaattttgttcaaaagctTACAGATCTAATAAATTGTAATATCGTCCCGGCTGTTCCAATACGAGGATCTATTAGCGCCAGTGGAGATCTTATTCCTTTGAGCTATGTTGCCGCCGCTTTGGTCGGAAGGGAAGACTTGAATGTTTATTACAAAGGCGAGCAAATGAAATGCTTATCAGCACTTCGGGCTGCTGAAATAAAACCTGCAAATATGGGGCATAGAGACGGATTGGCAGTTGTCAACGGTACTTCATTCACAGTGGGTGTGTCAGCTCCTGTTCTGTACGATGCCAACATTGCCTGCCTTCTAACCCAAGCATGTACAGCTCTAGCAGTAGAGGCGCTTCATGGAACTACAGAAAGTTTTCACCCCGTTATACAAGGTTGTATGCCTCACTGCGGCCAGATGGAAGTTGCCAAAAATTTGCGTGAACTTCTTCATAACAGTAAACTAGCTGTTCAACGTCTAGATATGAACAAGAAAGAAACACTTTCAACACATCGTTTAAAACAAGATCGTTACAGTTTGCGCAGTGCAGCACAGTGGCTCGGTCCAGTCGTAGAGACACTGAAAGATGCGAACAGAAAGTTCCGGATTGAGTTACAAGGAGTCTCTGACAACCCCATTATTGATCATCGTACAGAAACTATTCTAAATGGTGCCAATTTCCAAGGAGAAACATTGTCACTTACTCTAGACCAGATGCGGCAAAGTCTTGGGGTTTGTGGGAAGTTGCTATTTGCACAATTTTCTGAGCTTGTCAATGTAAATCTGAACTTTGACCTTCCACCAAACCTATCTGGGAGCGACTTTCACGTGGACTTCGGTTTCAAAGGAGCCGATATCGCAATGGCGGCATACATGTCAGAATTAGATCACGTGATTAACCCAATGAGTAATCACGTCGTCAGCGCTGAGCTTCACAACCAATCAGTGAACTCGTTAGCGTTGATTAGTTGCCGCCTTACCAAAGATGCTTTGGAGATACTCCAGATGATGTTAGCCAACCACCTAAACATGCTTGTCCAAGCCGTGGATCTTCGTTATCTTCGCAAAATGGCGTTGAAGCAACTGTCCCATCTCAGTACACAGCACATTGAAATTGCCGAGTGCATTCATCAGACACACTGGTACGAATTTGTCCTCCGTCccaatgaaataataaaagaacTTGAAGTCAAAATTgatgggaaaaagtcattgctcGAGGCTGGACTTTCAAACGGTTTGCAAAGTGTATACAGCGAAATGAAAGAGGGGAGATGTCACACTGATGAAAGTCTTGGACAAG GAACTCGTCGTCTGTATACCTTCGTTCGGCAGACATTGGGAATACCCTTCTACCATGGACAGGGACCAATGGACAACTGGATTGATGATATTTTTAACGCAATCAAAGATGGAAGGATTGATGACGTCATCTTGGACGTTTTTGCAGAGAGAAATGGGTTTCATGAAAACTGTTGA